The Streptomyces europaeiscabiei genome window below encodes:
- a CDS encoding SigE family RNA polymerase sigma factor — MDAAGQESFREFVAGRSSALLKTAVLLSGGDRHAGEDLLQNALIKAAGRWQRIDEPEAYVRRILYRQQVSRWRLKWRRRELTVAEPPESGAADGAAGVELRLVMRGALARLTARQRTVLVLRYFEDLPEAEVARILGCSVGTVRSTTHRSLARLRELAPELGMLGPAAERIPSRDFSPVEVRP; from the coding sequence ATGGATGCCGCAGGGCAGGAGAGTTTCCGGGAGTTCGTGGCGGGGCGGTCGTCGGCTCTGCTGAAGACGGCCGTGCTGCTGAGCGGCGGGGACCGGCACGCGGGCGAGGACCTGCTGCAGAATGCGCTGATCAAGGCCGCCGGGCGCTGGCAGCGCATCGACGAGCCGGAGGCGTACGTACGGCGGATCCTCTACCGCCAGCAGGTCAGCCGATGGCGGCTGAAGTGGCGGCGCCGGGAGCTGACCGTCGCCGAGCCGCCCGAGAGCGGCGCCGCCGACGGGGCGGCCGGGGTGGAGTTGCGGCTCGTGATGCGCGGGGCGCTTGCCCGGCTCACCGCCCGGCAGCGCACCGTCCTCGTGCTCCGCTACTTCGAGGACCTGCCCGAGGCGGAGGTGGCCCGGATCCTCGGGTGCTCCGTCGGCACCGTCCGGTCCACGACCCACCGCTCGCTCGCCCGGCTGCGCGAACTCGCGCCCGAGCTGGGCATGCTCGGGCCCGCCGCCGAGCGAATCCCGTCCCGTGACTTCTCGCCCGTGGAGGTGCGTCCGTGA
- the dapD gene encoding 2,3,4,5-tetrahydropyridine-2,6-dicarboxylate N-succinyltransferase, translating into MTDTTAPRTTGAVAAGLATIAADGTVLDTWFPAPELSAEPGPSGTERLTAERAAELLGGGATAALGQDSRRGVEVVAVRTVISSLDEKPIDTHDAYLRLHLLSHRLVKPHGQSLDGVFGLLANVAWTSLGPVAVDDIEKVRLNARAEGLHLQVTSVDKFPRMTDYVAPKGVRIADADRVRLGAHLAEGTTVMHEGFVNFNAGTLGTSMVEGRISAGVVVGDGSDIGGGASTMGTLSGGGNVIISIGERCLIGAEAGVGIALGDECVVEAGLYVTAGTRVTMPDGQVVKARDLSGASNILFRRNSVTGTVEARPNNAVWGGLNEILHSHN; encoded by the coding sequence ATGACCGACACGACTGCTCCTCGTACCACCGGCGCCGTGGCCGCCGGCCTCGCCACGATCGCCGCCGACGGCACCGTTCTCGACACCTGGTTCCCCGCGCCCGAGCTGTCCGCCGAGCCGGGCCCCTCCGGCACCGAGCGGCTGACCGCAGAGCGGGCCGCGGAGCTGCTGGGCGGTGGCGCGACCGCCGCGCTCGGTCAGGACTCGCGCCGGGGCGTCGAGGTCGTCGCGGTCCGCACGGTCATCTCCTCGCTCGACGAGAAGCCGATCGACACGCACGACGCCTACCTCCGCCTCCACCTGCTCTCCCACCGCCTGGTCAAGCCGCACGGCCAGAGCCTGGACGGCGTCTTCGGCCTCCTCGCCAACGTCGCCTGGACCTCGCTCGGCCCGGTCGCCGTCGACGACATCGAGAAGGTGCGGCTCAACGCCCGCGCCGAGGGCCTGCACCTCCAGGTCACGTCCGTCGACAAGTTCCCGCGCATGACGGACTACGTGGCACCCAAGGGCGTCCGGATCGCCGACGCCGACCGCGTCCGCCTCGGCGCGCACCTCGCCGAGGGCACCACGGTCATGCACGAGGGCTTCGTCAACTTCAACGCGGGCACCCTCGGCACGTCGATGGTCGAGGGCCGGATCTCCGCCGGCGTCGTCGTCGGCGACGGCTCGGACATCGGCGGCGGCGCCTCCACCATGGGCACCCTGTCCGGCGGCGGCAACGTCATCATCTCCATCGGCGAGCGCTGCCTGATCGGCGCCGAGGCGGGCGTCGGCATCGCGCTGGGCGACGAGTGCGTCGTCGAGGCCGGCCTCTACGTCACCGCCGGCACCCGCGTCACCATGCCCGACGGACAGGTCGTCAAGGCCCGCGACCTCTCCGGCGCCTCCAACATCCTCTTCCGCCGCAACTCGGTGACCGGCACGGTCGAGGCCCGCCCGAACAACGCGGTCTGGGGCGGCCTGAACGAGATCCTGCACAGCCACAACTGA
- a CDS encoding CU044_5270 family protein — protein sequence MDELTEVRQLRTGVQTPDRARLAPGRTLLLDAVRAGERRRRVWARPQLAIVGVVATVTAVAVTASLLVGGDRTREQGSPAAPTDADLSGMSAAELLERAAKAVEGQPTVPEPRAKQWIYTKSTLEAPDEEEVQVVGTAPFAQEIWTRYDGGATAHGWRSTKDGDIKLRITETKPGSPAEGDDRSPQELYRFLTTLPSDGGRALEAIREEDAIPAEEGSTQAEQDAVEISALLDADIKPSKGLAGLYRALATLPDLSLVDHLVKDATGRQVIALGEGTTADRYWLIDPETYDVLGTQHIRGGKVIGGNSLISRAVVDKAGERD from the coding sequence GTGGACGAGTTGACCGAGGTACGGCAGTTGCGGACCGGGGTACAGACCCCCGACCGGGCACGGCTGGCGCCAGGACGCACCCTGCTGCTGGACGCGGTGCGGGCCGGGGAGCGGCGGCGTCGGGTGTGGGCGCGGCCCCAGCTGGCGATCGTCGGGGTCGTGGCGACGGTGACCGCGGTGGCGGTGACCGCGTCGCTGCTGGTGGGAGGGGACCGGACCCGCGAGCAGGGGTCACCTGCGGCGCCGACCGACGCCGACCTGTCGGGGATGAGCGCGGCCGAGCTGCTGGAGCGGGCGGCGAAGGCGGTGGAGGGGCAGCCGACGGTTCCGGAGCCGAGGGCCAAGCAGTGGATCTACACCAAGTCGACGCTTGAGGCTCCGGACGAGGAGGAGGTGCAAGTCGTCGGTACGGCGCCGTTCGCGCAGGAGATCTGGACGCGCTACGACGGTGGGGCGACGGCCCACGGGTGGCGTTCCACGAAGGACGGCGACATCAAGCTCCGCATCACGGAGACGAAGCCGGGGAGCCCGGCCGAGGGTGACGACCGTTCCCCGCAGGAGCTGTACCGCTTCCTGACCACCCTGCCGTCCGACGGCGGGAGAGCGCTGGAGGCCATCCGGGAGGAGGACGCCATCCCCGCGGAGGAGGGGAGCACCCAGGCCGAGCAGGACGCCGTCGAGATCTCCGCCCTCCTCGACGCCGACATCAAGCCGTCCAAAGGCCTGGCCGGCCTCTACCGGGCCCTGGCCACCCTGCCCGACCTCTCCCTGGTCGACCACCTGGTCAAGGACGCCACGGGACGGCAGGTCATCGCGTTGGGCGAGGGCACGACTGCCGACCGGTACTGGCTGATCGACCCGGAGACGTACGACGTTCTCGGTACGCAGCACATCCGGGGCGGCAAGGTGATCGGCGGCAACTCGCTCATCAGCAGAGCCGTCGTGGACAAGGCGGGCGAGCGCGACTGA
- a CDS encoding RNA polymerase sigma factor, with the protein MSGPPPPQAQAQLEDDAEVVTQSLEQPELFARLYDRYAPDIHRYVARRLGDGMADDITADTFLTAFRIRGRYDRTHANARPWLYGIAGNLIGKHRRTEVRALKALARTGHDPVAASWSETWVEQTDSRVAAQVPLAGALAALSAGDRHVLLLVAWADLGYQEVAQALDIPVGTVRSRLNRARRKVRTALGADPAFVGNTAEVV; encoded by the coding sequence GTGAGCGGACCACCACCACCGCAGGCGCAGGCGCAGTTGGAGGACGACGCCGAGGTCGTCACCCAGTCGCTGGAACAGCCGGAGCTGTTCGCACGGCTCTACGACCGCTACGCCCCGGACATCCACCGCTACGTGGCCCGGCGACTCGGCGACGGCATGGCCGACGACATCACCGCCGACACCTTCCTCACGGCGTTCCGCATCCGCGGCCGCTACGACCGGACCCACGCCAACGCCCGTCCCTGGCTGTACGGCATCGCGGGGAACCTCATCGGCAAGCACCGCCGTACCGAGGTGCGGGCCCTCAAGGCGCTGGCGCGTACCGGCCACGACCCGGTCGCGGCGTCCTGGAGCGAGACCTGGGTCGAGCAGACCGACAGCCGGGTGGCCGCACAGGTACCGCTCGCCGGAGCGCTGGCGGCTCTGTCGGCGGGGGACCGGCACGTGCTGTTGCTCGTCGCCTGGGCGGACCTCGGCTATCAGGAGGTCGCCCAGGCACTGGACATACCGGTGGGGACGGTCCGCTCGCGGCTCAACCGCGCGCGGCGGAAGGTGCGTACGGCGCTGGGAGCCGACCCGGCGTTCGTCGGTAACACTGCGGAGGTGGTCTGA
- a CDS encoding TetR/AcrR family transcriptional regulator encodes MARRYDPERRQRIIDAAIRVVGEKGIAGLSHRTVAAEADVPLGSTTYHFKTLDDLMVAALRQANEGFAKTVAARDALRDPGTDLAAELAALGGEWFAGDRTGLEVEYELYLAALRRPALRPVADEWGRAFADSLARRTDPVTARALVALIDGICLQVLLTGAPYDEEYAREVLARVIP; translated from the coding sequence ATGGCCCGGCGTTACGATCCCGAGCGGCGCCAGCGGATCATCGATGCCGCGATCCGGGTCGTGGGGGAGAAGGGCATCGCCGGGCTGAGCCACCGGACCGTGGCCGCCGAGGCGGACGTCCCGCTCGGCTCGACGACGTACCACTTCAAGACCCTCGACGATCTGATGGTCGCCGCCCTGCGACAGGCCAACGAGGGTTTCGCGAAAACCGTCGCCGCGCGCGACGCCCTGCGGGACCCCGGCACCGACCTCGCCGCCGAACTGGCCGCACTGGGCGGTGAATGGTTCGCCGGTGACCGCACGGGCCTGGAGGTGGAGTACGAGCTCTACCTCGCCGCTCTGCGCAGGCCCGCCCTGCGGCCCGTGGCCGACGAGTGGGGCCGGGCCTTCGCCGACTCGCTCGCCCGCCGCACCGACCCGGTGACCGCGCGGGCGCTGGTCGCCCTGATCGACGGCATCTGTCTGCAGGTGCTGCTGACGGGGGCGCCCTACGACGAGGAGTACGCGCGGGAGGTACTGGCGCGGGTGATTCCCTGA
- a CDS encoding DMT family transporter, with amino-acid sequence MGYLLLAGAIAAEVAATTAMKYSEGFSKLWPSLVTGVGYLVSFVLLAQALKSMSIGTAYAIWSGAGTAAVAALGLVLFGEGLSFAKVAGIVLIIAGVVVLNLGGAH; translated from the coding sequence ATGGGATATCTGTTGCTCGCCGGCGCCATAGCCGCCGAAGTGGCCGCCACCACGGCCATGAAGTACAGCGAGGGCTTCAGCAAGTTGTGGCCGTCGCTGGTCACCGGTGTGGGGTACCTCGTCTCTTTCGTCCTGCTCGCCCAGGCGTTGAAGTCGATGTCGATCGGCACGGCGTACGCGATCTGGTCCGGCGCCGGCACCGCGGCCGTCGCCGCGCTCGGACTGGTCCTCTTCGGGGAGGGGCTCAGCTTCGCCAAGGTCGCCGGGATCGTGCTGATCATCGCGGGAGTGGTCGTGCTCAATCTGGGAGGCGCCCACTGA
- a CDS encoding AbfB domain-containing protein produces the protein MPPTKPGPDPDQTPPSLPVLRSAKVWETGVAPNDTRIPGTRRLWLAGALALAVVSSCVTAITLQGSKPDDSSERNGRTTAADDRVLPAVSLPPESPLATSAPDDKSGLSEPQGSEGDAKGDADKDKDKDSGSKDSDSSDDKQQGGSKPTAEPSKSTSPAKNPPSSSTYRKSVQAVNYTDRYWHLQSGVIRLDQVSSRSGSETREDSSFKVVSGLAKSSCYSFKMADGRYVRHQNFRLRVSGNDGSQLFRQDATFCPVQSPYSDAVMLQAVNYPDRYLRHKNFELVLDPYGYNTTGRQDFFFRLVKGLG, from the coding sequence ATGCCGCCGACAAAGCCCGGACCCGATCCGGACCAGACCCCGCCCAGCCTTCCGGTGCTCAGATCCGCGAAGGTGTGGGAGACGGGCGTCGCCCCGAACGACACCCGCATACCGGGCACGCGCCGCCTTTGGCTGGCCGGTGCCCTCGCTCTCGCCGTGGTCTCCTCCTGCGTGACCGCGATCACCCTGCAGGGCTCAAAGCCTGACGACTCGTCAGAGAGGAACGGGCGTACCACCGCCGCCGACGACCGTGTCCTCCCGGCCGTCTCCCTCCCGCCCGAGTCGCCCCTCGCGACCTCGGCACCGGACGACAAGAGCGGCCTGTCGGAACCGCAGGGCTCCGAGGGCGACGCGAAGGGCGACGCGGACAAGGACAAGGACAAGGACTCCGGTTCCAAGGACTCCGACTCGTCCGACGACAAGCAGCAGGGCGGCTCGAAGCCGACCGCCGAGCCGTCGAAGTCGACGTCGCCCGCGAAGAACCCGCCGTCCTCGTCGACGTACCGGAAGTCCGTACAGGCGGTCAACTACACGGACCGGTACTGGCATCTGCAGAGCGGTGTGATCCGGCTGGACCAGGTGAGCTCCCGCAGCGGAAGCGAGACCCGGGAGGACTCGTCCTTCAAGGTCGTCTCCGGCCTCGCCAAGTCTTCCTGCTACTCCTTCAAGATGGCGGACGGCCGCTACGTCCGGCACCAGAACTTCCGGCTCCGCGTCAGCGGCAACGACGGCTCGCAGCTCTTCCGGCAGGACGCCACCTTCTGCCCCGTGCAGTCGCCGTACTCGGACGCCGTGATGCTGCAGGCGGTGAACTATCCCGACCGCTACCTGCGCCACAAGAACTTCGAGCTGGTCCTGGACCCGTACGGCTACAACACGACCGGCCGGCAGGACTTCTTCTTCCGCCTGGTGAAGGGTCTCGGCTGA
- a CDS encoding metal-sulfur cluster assembly factor has protein sequence MSETLEMKPASEEEVREALYDVVDPELGIDVVNLGLIYGIHIDDANIATIDMTLTSAACPLTDVIEDQAKSATDGIVNELRINWVWMPPWGPDKITDDGREQLRALGFNV, from the coding sequence ATGAGCGAGACCCTGGAGATGAAGCCGGCCTCCGAGGAGGAGGTCCGCGAGGCCCTGTACGACGTCGTGGACCCGGAACTGGGCATCGACGTCGTCAACCTCGGACTCATCTACGGCATCCACATCGACGACGCGAACATCGCGACGATCGACATGACCCTGACCTCCGCGGCCTGCCCGCTGACGGACGTCATCGAGGACCAGGCCAAGTCCGCCACGGACGGCATCGTCAACGAGCTCCGCATCAACTGGGTCTGGATGCCCCCGTGGGGCCCCGACAAGATCACCGACGACGGCCGCGAGCAGCTGCGGGCGCTCGGGTTCAACGTCTGA
- the sufU gene encoding Fe-S cluster assembly sulfur transfer protein SufU translates to MKLDSMYQEVILDHYKHPHGRGLRDGDAEVHHVNPTCGDEITLRVKYDGTTVRDVSYEGQGCSISQASASVLNDLLVGKDLADAQRIQETFLELMQSKGKIEPDDAMEEVLEDAVAFAGVSKYPARVKCALLSWMAWKDATAQALGADADVERKTA, encoded by the coding sequence ATGAAGCTGGATTCGATGTACCAGGAAGTCATCCTGGACCACTACAAGCACCCGCACGGGCGGGGCTTGCGGGACGGTGACGCCGAGGTGCACCACGTGAACCCCACGTGCGGCGACGAGATCACCCTGAGAGTGAAGTACGACGGCACGACCGTGCGGGACGTCTCGTACGAGGGCCAGGGTTGTTCGATCAGCCAGGCGTCGGCCTCCGTGCTGAACGACCTCCTCGTCGGCAAGGACCTCGCGGACGCGCAAAGGATCCAGGAGACCTTCCTGGAGCTGATGCAGTCCAAGGGGAAGATCGAGCCGGACGACGCGATGGAGGAGGTGCTGGAGGACGCGGTCGCGTTCGCCGGTGTCTCCAAGTACCCCGCGCGGGTGAAGTGCGCCCTCCTCAGCTGGATGGCGTGGAAGGACGCGACGGCCCAGGCGCTGGGCGCCGACGCCGACGTCGAAAGGAAGACGGCATGA
- a CDS encoding cysteine desulfurase gives MTQLPGLLDTEAIRKDFPILDRQVHDGKKLVYLDNAATSQKPRQVLDALNEYYERYNANVHRGVHVLAEEATALYEGARDKAAAFINAPSRDEVIFTKNASESLNLVANMLGWADEPYRVDAETEIVITEMEHHSNIVPWQLLSQRTGAKLKWFGLTDDGRLDLSNIEEVITEKTKIVSFVLVSNILGTVNPVEAIVRRAQEVGALVCIDASQAAPHMPLDVQALQADFVAFTGHKMCGPTGIGVLWGRQELLEDLPPFLGGGEMIETVSMHSSTYAPAPHKFEAGTPPIAQAVGLGAAIDYLNSIGMDKILAHEHAITEYAVKRLTEVPDLRIIGPPTAEDRGAAISFTLGDIHPHDVGQVLDEQGIAVRVGHHCARPVCLRYGIPATTRASFYLYSTPAEVDALVEGLEHVRNFFG, from the coding sequence GTGACACAGCTGCCGGGCCTCCTCGACACCGAGGCGATCCGCAAGGACTTCCCCATCCTGGACCGCCAGGTCCACGACGGTAAGAAGCTCGTGTACCTGGACAACGCGGCGACCTCGCAGAAGCCGCGCCAGGTGCTGGACGCCCTGAACGAGTACTACGAGCGCTACAACGCCAACGTCCACCGCGGTGTGCATGTGCTCGCCGAGGAGGCCACGGCGCTGTACGAGGGAGCGCGCGACAAGGCTGCCGCGTTCATCAACGCGCCCAGCCGCGACGAGGTGATCTTCACCAAGAACGCCTCCGAGTCGCTGAACCTCGTGGCGAACATGCTCGGCTGGGCCGACGAGCCCTACCGGGTGGACGCCGAGACCGAGATCGTCATCACGGAGATGGAGCACCACTCCAACATCGTGCCGTGGCAGCTGCTCTCGCAGCGCACGGGCGCGAAGCTGAAGTGGTTCGGGCTGACCGACGACGGCCGCCTCGACCTCTCCAACATCGAAGAGGTCATCACGGAGAAGACGAAGATCGTCTCCTTCGTCCTGGTCTCCAACATCCTCGGTACGGTCAACCCCGTCGAGGCGATAGTGCGCCGGGCGCAGGAGGTCGGTGCCCTGGTCTGCATCGACGCCTCGCAGGCCGCGCCGCACATGCCGTTGGACGTACAGGCCCTCCAGGCCGACTTCGTGGCCTTCACCGGCCACAAGATGTGCGGTCCGACGGGCATCGGCGTGCTCTGGGGCCGCCAGGAGCTCCTGGAGGACCTGCCTCCGTTCCTCGGCGGCGGCGAGATGATCGAGACGGTGTCGATGCACTCGTCGACGTACGCCCCCGCCCCGCACAAGTTCGAGGCGGGCACCCCGCCGATCGCGCAGGCGGTCGGTCTGGGAGCGGCGATCGACTACCTGAACTCGATCGGCATGGACAAGATCCTCGCCCACGAGCACGCGATCACCGAGTACGCGGTGAAGCGGCTGACGGAGGTCCCGGACCTCAGGATCATCGGCCCCCCGACGGCCGAGGACCGGGGCGCGGCGATCTCCTTCACGCTCGGCGACATCCACCCGCACGACGTGGGCCAGGTCCTCGACGAGCAGGGCATCGCGGTCCGGGTCGGCCACCACTGCGCCCGCCCCGTCTGCCTGCGCTACGGAATTCCCGCGACCACCCGAGCGTCGTTCTATCTGTACTCCACCCCGGCCGAGGTCGACGCCCTGGTCGAAGGCCTGGAGCACGTACGGAACTTCTTCGGCTGA
- the sufC gene encoding Fe-S cluster assembly ATPase SufC — protein MATLEIHDLHVTVEADNATKEILKGVDLTVKQGETHAIMGPNGSGKSTLAYSLAGHPKYTITGGTVTLDGEDVLEMSVDERARAGLFLAMQYPVEVPGVSVSNFLRTSATAIRGEAPKLRLWVKEVKEAMQRLNMDPAFAERNVNEGFSGGEKKRHEILQLELLRPKVAILDETDSGLDVDALRIVSEGVNRVRETGEVGTLLITHYTRILRYIKPDHVHVFANGRIAESGGPELADQLEAEGYDKYVKGGASA, from the coding sequence ATGGCAACGCTTGAAATCCACGACCTGCACGTCACCGTCGAGGCCGACAACGCCACGAAGGAGATCCTCAAGGGCGTCGACCTCACCGTGAAGCAGGGCGAGACGCACGCCATCATGGGCCCCAACGGCTCCGGCAAGTCGACCCTCGCCTACTCCCTCGCGGGTCACCCGAAGTACACGATCACCGGCGGCACCGTCACCCTCGACGGCGAGGACGTCCTCGAGATGTCCGTCGACGAGCGCGCCCGCGCGGGCCTGTTCCTCGCCATGCAGTACCCGGTCGAGGTCCCCGGTGTCTCCGTCTCCAACTTCCTGCGCACCTCCGCCACCGCGATCCGCGGCGAGGCCCCCAAGCTCCGCCTGTGGGTCAAGGAGGTCAAGGAGGCCATGCAGCGCCTCAACATGGACCCCGCCTTCGCCGAGCGCAACGTGAACGAGGGCTTCTCCGGCGGTGAGAAGAAGCGCCACGAGATCCTCCAGCTCGAACTGCTCCGTCCGAAGGTCGCGATCCTCGACGAGACGGACTCCGGGCTGGACGTCGACGCGCTGCGCATCGTGTCGGAGGGCGTGAACCGCGTCCGCGAGACCGGTGAGGTCGGCACCCTGCTGATCACCCACTACACGCGCATCCTGCGCTACATCAAGCCCGACCACGTGCACGTGTTCGCGAACGGCCGTATCGCCGAGTCCGGTGGCCCGGAGCTCGCCGACCAGCTCGAGGCCGAGGGCTACGACAAGTACGTGAAGGGTGGCGCATCCGCGTGA
- a CDS encoding non-heme iron oxygenase ferredoxin subunit, producing MTASSTYLRACGLSELEEDTPKRVELDGTPVSVVQTEGEVFAIHDICSHANVSLSEGEVEDCQIECWLHGSAFDLRTGKPSGLPATRPVPVYPVKIEGDDVLVSLTQES from the coding sequence ATGACTGCCTCTTCGACGTACCTACGCGCCTGCGGGCTGAGCGAGCTGGAGGAGGACACCCCGAAGCGGGTGGAACTCGACGGCACGCCGGTCTCGGTCGTGCAGACCGAGGGCGAGGTGTTCGCCATCCACGACATCTGCTCCCACGCGAACGTCTCGCTCTCCGAGGGCGAGGTGGAGGACTGTCAGATCGAGTGCTGGCTGCACGGCTCCGCGTTCGACCTCAGAACCGGCAAGCCGTCCGGCCTTCCCGCGACGCGCCCCGTCCCCGTTTACCCCGTAAAGATCGAAGGGGACGACGTGCTCGTCTCCCTCACCCAGGAGTCCTGA